In one window of Methanoculleus chikugoensis DNA:
- a CDS encoding ABC transporter ATP-binding protein, protein MVTINVDTLCFAYRSTPVLRDLTFQIDKGTITCLVGPNGSGKTTLIRCIDRILHPEGTILINDRNLRSMRQHDIAMTIGYVPQNGARISAATVFDVIMMGRTPHMGWRLGEEDLNWIEYAIRLLGIEDLADRDFNELSGGQQQKVLIARAVAQDPKVLLLDEPTNNLDIHHQLETLAIVHDLSRTAGMTVIMAVHDLSIAARYADRLMLLKGGHIVGFGSPEDLITPEQIREVYGVNARIIHDPEAGLLVAPLHAIAGGRS, encoded by the coding sequence TTGGTAACCATCAACGTAGACACACTCTGCTTTGCCTACCGTAGCACTCCGGTACTGCGGGATCTGACTTTCCAGATTGATAAAGGCACAATTACCTGTCTTGTCGGGCCGAATGGCTCGGGAAAAACCACCCTCATCCGGTGCATAGATCGGATCCTTCATCCGGAAGGAACCATACTCATCAATGACCGGAATCTCCGTTCGATGCGCCAGCATGACATCGCAATGACGATCGGCTATGTACCCCAGAACGGAGCACGGATCTCTGCGGCAACCGTCTTTGACGTGATCATGATGGGAAGGACTCCGCATATGGGGTGGCGACTTGGAGAAGAGGACCTCAACTGGATCGAGTATGCGATCCGGCTCCTCGGAATTGAAGATCTCGCCGACCGCGATTTCAACGAGCTTTCCGGAGGCCAGCAGCAGAAGGTGCTGATCGCAAGAGCAGTTGCCCAGGACCCAAAAGTCCTCCTCCTCGACGAACCGACAAACAACCTTGATATCCACCATCAGCTGGAAACACTTGCCATCGTCCACGACCTCTCGCGGACAGCAGGTATGACCGTCATCATGGCGGTTCACGATCTGAGCATCGCCGCACGCTATGCCGACCGGTTGATGCTGCTCAAAGGCGGCCACATCGTCGGGTTCGGGAGCCCGGAAGACCTCATCACTCCGGAGCAGATACGCGAGGTCTACGGGGTGAATGCACGGATTATACACGATCCCGAAGCGGGCCTTCTTGTTGCACCGCTTCATGCAATAGCGGGGGGAAGATCATGA
- a CDS encoding FecCD family ABC transporter permease has product MDVISARDGYIDRTHSRILIIGFSVAFLILLTGMAATLGSYPISVLDVYTIILTGPDGASEAGTIIWDYRLPRILMGILAGAALGLAGAVMQGILRNPLASPFTLGIASAASFGASLAIVLGAGVVAGGSLIVGNAFLFTLIAAALVYGLARYKGVTPETMIMAGIAIMYLFSALTSFLQYIGSSEDVHAVVFWMFGSLGRSTWETVTVAAVLIGCTFPLFLISARSLNTLAAGDEAATSLGVPVERLRIGGMAGASLLTAGVICFTGTIGFIGLVAPHITRMVIGGDHRFLLPGTAVVGALVLLGADSIGRTIMAPQILPVGIMTAFLGVPFFILLFLRRGRNYW; this is encoded by the coding sequence TCACAGGGATGGCAGCGACACTCGGGTCATATCCAATAAGCGTCCTTGACGTCTATACAATTATCCTCACAGGGCCTGACGGTGCAAGTGAAGCGGGAACAATCATCTGGGACTACCGTCTTCCCCGCATCCTGATGGGTATCCTTGCCGGTGCCGCTCTTGGACTTGCCGGAGCAGTGATGCAGGGTATCTTACGAAACCCGCTTGCAAGCCCCTTTACCCTTGGAATCGCCTCGGCGGCAAGTTTTGGAGCATCGCTTGCTATCGTTCTTGGAGCCGGTGTCGTCGCGGGAGGCTCCCTCATCGTCGGGAACGCCTTCCTCTTCACGCTGATCGCTGCCGCCCTCGTCTATGGTCTTGCCCGGTACAAAGGGGTCACCCCCGAGACGATGATCATGGCAGGAATTGCGATCATGTACCTCTTCTCGGCACTGACCAGTTTCCTCCAGTACATCGGAAGCTCAGAAGACGTCCATGCAGTAGTCTTCTGGATGTTTGGAAGCCTCGGGCGATCCACATGGGAGACGGTGACGGTTGCTGCAGTTCTGATCGGCTGCACCTTCCCGCTCTTTCTCATCTCTGCACGCAGTCTGAATACCCTCGCTGCCGGTGATGAGGCGGCAACGAGCCTGGGTGTCCCGGTCGAACGACTCCGGATAGGAGGGATGGCGGGAGCTTCCCTGCTCACCGCCGGTGTCATCTGCTTCACCGGCACAATCGGGTTCATCGGGCTTGTTGCACCGCACATCACACGAATGGTTATCGGGGGGGACCACCGGTTCCTTCTGCCGGGAACTGCTGTGGTGGGCGCACTCGTTCTCCTCGGTGCAGACAGCATCGGAAGAACCATCATGGCACCGCAGATTCTGCCGGTTGGGATCATGACCGCCTTCCTTGGCGTTCCATTCTTCATCCTGCTCTTCCTCAGAAGGGGGCGAAACTATTGGTAA